In Shewanella sp. VB17, a single genomic region encodes these proteins:
- a CDS encoding dihydrolipoyllysine-residue acetyltransferase gives MIKEFILPDIGEGIVECELVEWLVSEGDVVVEDQPIADVMTDKALVQIPTPHAGVIKKLHYKKGDVAKVHSPLYSVDIKENLSSSDIAETQAFESKVEVDDAQKNSTVEPNSLQKSLAENVSIEEFLLPDIGEGIVECELVEWLVQEGDWVVEDQPIADVMTDKALVQIPAIKTGKIVKLHYRKGQLAKVHEPLFSVAVTLEPTVSQPEKNAAINVSEPDQTVILPIVAQGRALASPAVRRMARSIGIDIANVTGTGKNGRVYKTDITRYQSSPELSEMADSVCSLALDVTVTNTLVDRLEPIRGVQAVMAKMMTESVNTIPHFTYCEEIDLTELVTLRESMKLRYSTDTLKLTMMPFFMKSMSLALKQFPAMNSRVNDECTEQTYLAQHNIGMAVDSKVGLLVPNVKEVQNKSILDIAAEITRLTIAARSGRVSPQDLKGGSISISNIGALGGTFATPIINKPEVAIVALGKLQVLPRFNAEGEVEARKIMQVSWSGDHRVIDGGTIARFCNLWKCYLETPQEMLLAMQ, from the coding sequence ATGATTAAAGAATTTATTCTGCCCGATATCGGTGAAGGTATTGTCGAGTGTGAATTGGTTGAGTGGCTAGTGAGCGAAGGGGATGTTGTGGTTGAAGATCAGCCCATTGCTGATGTGATGACTGATAAGGCCTTAGTGCAAATCCCCACACCTCATGCAGGTGTCATCAAAAAACTTCACTATAAAAAAGGGGATGTGGCAAAAGTTCACTCCCCACTCTATTCTGTTGATATTAAAGAAAATTTGTCTTCTTCTGATATTGCTGAAACACAAGCTTTCGAGTCGAAAGTTGAGGTTGATGACGCGCAAAAAAATAGTACTGTTGAACCTAATTCACTTCAAAAGAGTCTTGCCGAAAATGTCTCCATTGAAGAGTTTCTTTTGCCGGATATCGGTGAAGGGATCGTCGAATGTGAATTGGTTGAATGGCTAGTTCAAGAAGGCGATTGGGTGGTTGAAGATCAGCCCATTGCCGATGTAATGACAGACAAAGCGTTAGTGCAGATCCCTGCGATTAAGACAGGTAAAATCGTCAAATTGCATTATCGTAAAGGTCAGTTGGCCAAGGTCCATGAACCGCTATTTTCGGTGGCTGTGACGCTTGAGCCGACAGTATCACAGCCAGAGAAAAATGCCGCTATTAATGTCAGTGAGCCAGATCAAACGGTGATCCTACCGATAGTGGCCCAAGGTCGTGCACTGGCCAGTCCTGCCGTTAGGCGTATGGCGCGTAGCATAGGCATTGATATTGCGAATGTGACTGGGACTGGCAAGAATGGCCGTGTTTATAAAACGGATATTACTCGTTATCAATCAAGCCCTGAGTTGTCGGAAATGGCTGACAGCGTATGCAGCTTAGCCTTAGATGTTACGGTGACTAACACCTTGGTTGATAGACTCGAGCCCATTCGTGGTGTGCAAGCTGTGATGGCGAAGATGATGACTGAGTCAGTGAATACTATCCCGCATTTCACTTATTGCGAAGAGATAGACCTAACTGAGCTGGTCACATTAAGGGAGAGTATGAAGTTGAGATACTCAACCGATACACTTAAGTTGACCATGATGCCGTTTTTTATGAAATCAATGTCACTTGCGCTAAAACAGTTTCCTGCGATGAATAGTCGAGTCAATGATGAGTGTACTGAGCAGACCTACCTTGCTCAACATAATATCGGCATGGCGGTAGACTCCAAAGTGGGGTTATTGGTTCCGAATGTGAAAGAGGTACAGAACAAGTCTATTTTAGATATTGCCGCTGAGATTACACGACTGACTATCGCTGCGCGAAGTGGTCGTGTCAGTCCACAAGATCTAAAGGGAGGCAGTATTTCTATTTCTAATATTGGTGCGTTAGGGGGAACGTTTGCGACGCCGATAATTAATAAGCCTGAAGTGGCCATTGTTGCCTTAGGCAAACTTCAAGTGTTGCCGCGTTTTAATGCAGAAGGTGAAGTGGAGGCAAGAAAAATCATGCAGGTGAGCTGGTCAGGTGATCATCGTGTCATTGATGGCGGCACAATTGCTCGGTTTTGTAACTTATGGAAGTGTTACTTAGAAACGCCTCAAGAGATGTTGTTAGCGATGCAGTAA
- a CDS encoding thiamine pyrophosphate-dependent dehydrogenase E1 component subunit alpha, with protein sequence MSNAISHNEIVHSVSFLDKDSISIPILKILQADGTVYDNAVLPNIDEALAHRIYDTCVFTRVLDERMLGAQRQGRISFYMTCTGEEASIIGSVASLDDEDVILAQYREHAAIRYRGFSTEQFMNQLFSNEKDLGKGRQMPIHYGSAELHYQTISSPLATQIPQATGVGYSLKMQGKANIAICYFGEGAASEGDFHAGLNMAAVLKSPTIFFCRNNGYAISTPTCEQYVGNGIASRGPGYGMHTIRVDGNDMLAVLAATQQARAYAVEHNAPVLIEAMTYRLGAHSSSDDPSGYRSKDEEAKWQQHDPVKRFKLWMISQGWLTEQQDIALFEKYRSEVLAELKVAEKLPMSHIDTLVEDVYDTPTPILQAQLDTLKQHIKQYPTSYPKSEGRV encoded by the coding sequence ATGAGCAACGCAATAAGCCATAATGAAATTGTCCATAGCGTCAGTTTTCTTGATAAGGATTCGATAAGCATCCCTATTTTAAAAATCTTACAAGCCGATGGCACCGTTTATGACAATGCGGTGTTACCCAATATTGATGAAGCACTTGCCCATCGTATTTATGATACGTGTGTTTTTACCCGGGTATTAGATGAGCGCATGTTAGGTGCTCAGCGTCAGGGAAGGATCAGTTTTTACATGACCTGTACTGGTGAGGAGGCCTCGATTATTGGTAGTGTCGCGTCGCTTGATGATGAAGATGTGATCTTAGCTCAATATCGCGAACATGCGGCAATCCGTTATCGTGGATTTAGCACTGAACAATTTATGAATCAACTTTTTAGTAATGAAAAAGATTTAGGTAAAGGACGGCAGATGCCTATCCATTATGGATCGGCAGAGCTGCATTACCAAACGATCTCATCACCACTTGCGACACAAATCCCGCAAGCAACGGGGGTGGGCTATAGCTTAAAAATGCAAGGTAAGGCAAATATTGCGATCTGTTATTTTGGTGAAGGCGCCGCCTCTGAAGGCGATTTCCATGCTGGTTTAAACATGGCTGCAGTGCTTAAGTCTCCCACTATTTTCTTTTGCCGTAACAATGGCTACGCTATCTCAACACCGACCTGTGAGCAATATGTAGGTAATGGTATTGCAAGCCGTGGTCCAGGTTATGGTATGCATACCATACGTGTTGATGGTAACGATATGTTAGCGGTGCTAGCTGCAACGCAGCAGGCGAGGGCCTATGCCGTTGAACATAACGCCCCAGTGCTTATTGAAGCGATGACGTATCGACTGGGTGCCCATTCATCATCCGATGATCCATCAGGATATCGTTCAAAAGATGAAGAAGCTAAGTGGCAGCAACACGATCCTGTTAAACGTTTTAAATTGTGGATGATAAGCCAAGGGTGGTTGACTGAGCAGCAAGACATCGCATTATTTGAAAAGTACCGCAGTGAAGTACTTGCTGAGTTGAAAGTGGCAGAAAAACTGCCTATGTCGCATATCGACACCTTAGTGGAAGATGTTTACGATACACCGACGCCAATACTTCAGGCGCAACTTGACACGCTCAAACAACATATTAAGCAGTACCCTACATCATACCCAAAAAGCGAAGGGAGAGTCTAA
- a CDS encoding glycosyl hydrolase family 18 protein produces MFNTKISTTALLVASTIGISAFSASIQAAIPSAPTIQYGDTKFAIVEISQTATAYNELVTVNEAANVSVAWDIWYGEVGDTAQVLLDDNIVWEGPSSTSGKASFSVKDSGRYQMLVQLCNSDGCTSSAAKEILVADTDGKHLAPLNTPLMENNRPYANQSGKVVGAYFVEWGVYGRKFTVDKIPAQNLTHILYGFTPICGGDGINDSLKDIEEGKSFQSLQKACQGREDFKVAIHDPWAAIQLGQEGVSDYADPYKGNFGQLMALKQANPDLKILPSIGGWTLSDPFFQFGDKTKRDTFVASVKEFLQTWKFFDGVDIDWEFPGGDGANGDLGSSSDGQTYVLLMQDLRNMLNTLSDETGRSYELTSAISAGDDKIAKVDYQAAQQYMDYIFLMSYDFNGGWSNTELGHQTSLYDASWDPNTRYTTDKGVKALLTQGVTPGKIVVGAAMYGRGWTGVHDYQDNNPFTGTATGKIAGTWEDGVIDYRQIVNKHMGSDWEYHYDETAEAPYLFKASTGDLITYDNERSVKAKGQYVINHQLGGMFAWEIDADNGDILNAIHEGLGNGEGTTPPANKAPIANAGADLNVTGPADITLNGSGSYDPEHEILTYAWTQTSGPSVSISQANQAEAKMILTETFEDVEYQFNLTVTDPQGLTADDTVRVINKADTPNQAPIVSVNPTVTVESGKSISITATGSDPDGDPLTYHWTVPAQISASGSNTATLTLTGSDVDTSTDYPLSVLVSDGSLDASAVSTLTVTPSHTGGSCTVTDPNANHYPVWDSSTVYTAVDTVQYDQLVWKAKYWTQNNQPSRSADQWQLLSQVQLGWDKDVVFNSGDMTVHNQQQWQASYWTKGDEPGTAAVWTLVGPATCD; encoded by the coding sequence ATGTTCAATACAAAAATATCAACCACCGCTCTTTTGGTCGCATCCACGATTGGAATAAGTGCCTTTAGTGCCAGTATCCAAGCTGCCATTCCAAGTGCCCCTACCATTCAGTATGGTGACACTAAATTTGCCATTGTTGAGATCAGCCAAACAGCGACAGCCTACAATGAATTGGTTACCGTTAACGAAGCTGCTAACGTCTCTGTTGCTTGGGACATTTGGTATGGTGAAGTGGGCGATACCGCCCAAGTGTTACTCGATGATAACATCGTGTGGGAAGGCCCATCGAGCACATCAGGAAAAGCCAGCTTTAGCGTAAAGGATAGCGGACGTTATCAGATGCTAGTGCAACTTTGTAACAGTGATGGTTGTACTAGCAGCGCAGCGAAAGAAATTTTGGTCGCCGACACCGATGGCAAACACCTCGCACCTCTTAATACCCCATTAATGGAAAACAATCGTCCTTATGCCAATCAATCCGGTAAAGTGGTTGGTGCTTACTTTGTTGAATGGGGCGTCTATGGCCGCAAATTTACAGTGGATAAAATTCCGGCACAAAACCTCACCCATATTTTATACGGCTTTACTCCTATTTGTGGTGGTGATGGCATTAACGACAGCCTCAAAGACATTGAAGAAGGAAAAAGCTTCCAATCTTTACAAAAGGCCTGTCAGGGACGTGAAGATTTCAAAGTCGCGATACACGATCCTTGGGCAGCGATACAGTTAGGGCAAGAAGGTGTTAGCGACTATGCTGATCCCTATAAAGGTAATTTCGGCCAATTAATGGCATTGAAACAAGCCAACCCTGATTTAAAAATTCTGCCTTCAATTGGTGGCTGGACCTTATCCGATCCCTTCTTCCAATTTGGTGATAAAACCAAACGAGACACCTTCGTAGCCTCAGTCAAAGAATTTTTACAAACCTGGAAGTTTTTCGATGGGGTTGATATCGATTGGGAGTTTCCTGGTGGCGATGGCGCTAATGGTGATTTAGGCAGTAGTAGTGATGGGCAAACCTATGTGCTCTTAATGCAAGATCTACGTAATATGCTCAATACGTTGAGTGACGAAACTGGTCGCAGTTATGAATTAACATCAGCCATTAGTGCCGGTGATGATAAAATAGCCAAAGTGGATTATCAGGCTGCACAGCAGTACATGGATTATATCTTCTTAATGAGCTACGACTTCAATGGGGGTTGGAGCAATACTGAGCTGGGGCATCAAACATCGCTTTACGATGCAAGTTGGGATCCTAATACCCGTTATACGACTGACAAAGGCGTCAAAGCACTATTAACTCAAGGTGTGACACCGGGTAAAATCGTGGTCGGGGCAGCTATGTATGGTCGTGGCTGGACGGGCGTGCATGATTATCAAGATAACAACCCCTTTACTGGCACAGCAACAGGCAAGATAGCAGGGACATGGGAAGATGGCGTTATTGACTATCGCCAAATCGTTAATAAGCACATGGGCAGTGATTGGGAATATCATTACGATGAAACCGCTGAGGCACCTTATTTATTCAAAGCCTCTACGGGTGACTTGATCACTTATGATAATGAACGTTCAGTTAAAGCAAAAGGCCAATATGTAATTAATCATCAGCTGGGCGGCATGTTTGCTTGGGAAATCGATGCTGATAATGGTGACATACTCAATGCTATCCATGAAGGATTAGGCAATGGTGAAGGCACCACTCCACCAGCTAATAAAGCGCCCATTGCCAATGCAGGTGCTGATTTGAATGTCACAGGACCTGCAGACATCACCTTAAATGGCAGTGGTTCTTACGATCCTGAACACGAAATACTGACTTATGCGTGGACACAAACTTCAGGCCCTAGCGTGAGCATTAGTCAGGCTAATCAAGCTGAAGCAAAAATGATACTGACTGAAACCTTTGAGGATGTTGAATATCAATTTAATTTAACCGTAACCGATCCACAAGGGTTAACGGCTGATGACACGGTCAGGGTGATCAACAAAGCTGACACGCCAAATCAAGCGCCTATTGTGAGTGTTAATCCCACAGTGACCGTTGAGTCAGGAAAATCTATCAGTATCACTGCAACGGGATCGGATCCCGATGGCGATCCATTAACTTACCACTGGACGGTACCTGCACAGATCTCTGCCTCAGGCTCAAACACGGCAACATTAACGCTCACAGGTTCAGATGTCGATACCAGCACAGATTATCCTTTGAGTGTGCTGGTCTCCGATGGCTCACTTGATGCTAGTGCTGTTAGCACACTCACGGTTACACCGAGCCACACTGGAGGTAGCTGCACCGTTACCGATCCCAATGCTAATCATTATCCTGTATGGGACAGCAGTACGGTTTATACCGCTGTTGATACCGTTCAATATGATCAATTGGTATGGAAAGCCAAGTACTGGACTCAAAATAATCAGCCAAGCCGTAGCGCGGATCAATGGCAATTATTGAGTCAAGTTCAACTGGGGTGGGATAAAGATGTTGTGTTTAATAGTGGTGATATGACTGTTCATAACCAGCAGCAATGGCAAGCGAGCTATTGGACTAAAGGTGATGAGCCAGGAACAGCTGCAGTATGGACACTGGTTGGCCCTGCTACTTGCGATTAA
- the nadA gene encoding quinolinate synthase NadA: MSLLAPKVEPIHYPFPPKSPSLSGHEKAEYKARIKQLLLDRDAVLVAHYYTDPEIQALAEETGGCVSDSLEMARFGRDHEAKTLIVAGVKFMGETSKILSPEKTVLMPTLDATCSLDIGCPIEAFSAFCDAHPDHIVVVYANTSAAVKARADWVVTSSIALEIVEHLDSEGKKIIWGPDRHLGSYIAKETGADMLMWQGDCIVHDEFKANALRELKIQHPDAAILVHPESPASVVALADAVGSTSQLINAAKTMDNNTFIVATDRGIFYKMQQAAPGKTLIEAPTGGNGATCRSCAHCPWMAMNSLQAIEASLLAHNTSQHEIFVDDQLRKAALIPLDRMLDFAQILNMKVKGNA; this comes from the coding sequence ATGAGTCTGTTAGCCCCCAAAGTTGAACCTATTCACTATCCATTTCCTCCTAAATCTCCTTCTCTATCTGGGCATGAAAAAGCGGAGTATAAGGCAAGGATCAAACAATTATTACTCGATCGAGATGCGGTCCTCGTTGCCCATTATTATACCGATCCAGAGATCCAAGCATTGGCTGAAGAAACCGGTGGATGTGTCTCTGATTCTCTTGAAATGGCAAGATTTGGTCGAGATCATGAGGCTAAAACCTTGATCGTGGCTGGGGTCAAATTTATGGGGGAAACCTCTAAAATTTTAAGTCCAGAGAAAACCGTATTAATGCCCACGCTTGATGCGACGTGTTCACTTGATATTGGGTGTCCCATCGAAGCCTTTAGTGCGTTTTGTGATGCCCATCCTGATCACATTGTCGTGGTGTACGCCAACACATCAGCCGCAGTCAAAGCTCGTGCCGATTGGGTGGTGACCTCCAGTATCGCTCTCGAGATTGTTGAGCATTTAGACAGTGAAGGTAAAAAAATCATTTGGGGACCAGATCGTCACTTAGGCAGTTATATTGCCAAGGAGACGGGAGCGGACATGTTAATGTGGCAAGGGGATTGTATTGTCCATGATGAATTTAAAGCCAACGCGCTGCGCGAGCTTAAAATTCAACATCCAGATGCGGCTATTTTAGTGCACCCTGAATCCCCTGCAAGTGTCGTTGCCCTCGCTGATGCAGTTGGCTCTACCAGTCAACTTATCAACGCAGCTAAAACGATGGATAATAACACCTTTATTGTCGCAACAGACAGAGGGATTTTCTATAAGATGCAGCAAGCTGCACCGGGAAAAACGCTAATAGAGGCGCCTACTGGCGGTAACGGTGCTACCTGTCGCAGTTGTGCTCATTGTCCTTGGATGGCCATGAATAGTTTACAAGCAATAGAAGCGTCTTTACTTGCCCATAATACCAGTCAACATGAAATATTTGTCGATGACCAATTGCGAAAAGCGGCGTTAATTCCACTTGATCGCATGCTGGATTTTGCACAGATCCTAAACATGAAAGTCAAAGGCAACGCCTAG
- a CDS encoding alpha-ketoacid dehydrogenase subunit beta, whose product MAEINMLQAINDALSTAMETDKKAVLFGEDVGHFGGVFRATSGLQEKYGRDRCFNTPLTEQGIVGFANGLASNGMTAIAEIQFADYIFPAIDQIVNETAKFRYRSGNEFNVGGVTLRTPYGGGIAGGHYHSQSPEAYFTQTAGLKVVVPRNAYQAKGLLLASIRDQNPVIFFEPKRLYRANIAEVPDGDYEIELGKAEVVREGKDISLLAWGAQMEILEHAADMAAKEGISCEIIDLRTLAPWDADTVAESVKKTGRLLINHEAPLTGGFAGEIAATIQQSCFLYLESPISRVCGLDTPYPLIYEKEYMPDALKTFEAIKASVKF is encoded by the coding sequence GTGGCCGAAATTAATATGTTACAAGCCATCAATGATGCACTTTCTACTGCAATGGAGACAGATAAAAAAGCGGTATTATTCGGTGAAGATGTGGGGCATTTTGGTGGTGTATTTAGAGCAACATCAGGTTTACAGGAAAAATATGGCCGTGATCGTTGCTTCAATACACCATTAACTGAACAAGGAATTGTGGGTTTTGCTAATGGTTTAGCGTCAAATGGGATGACGGCCATTGCCGAGATCCAATTTGCAGACTATATCTTTCCTGCTATTGATCAAATTGTAAATGAAACGGCTAAGTTCAGATATCGTAGTGGCAATGAGTTTAATGTAGGCGGGGTGACTTTGAGAACACCTTACGGAGGAGGCATTGCTGGTGGGCATTATCATTCTCAGTCTCCAGAAGCTTACTTTACCCAAACTGCGGGTCTTAAAGTGGTTGTTCCGCGTAATGCTTACCAGGCCAAAGGGTTATTGCTTGCTTCTATCCGTGATCAAAATCCGGTTATTTTCTTTGAGCCGAAACGTTTGTATCGAGCCAATATAGCAGAAGTCCCCGACGGTGATTATGAGATTGAATTGGGTAAGGCTGAAGTCGTGCGAGAGGGTAAAGACATTTCTTTACTTGCTTGGGGAGCACAAATGGAAATTCTAGAACATGCCGCAGATATGGCTGCCAAAGAGGGGATTTCCTGTGAAATCATTGATCTCCGCACTCTGGCACCATGGGATGCAGATACGGTTGCTGAGTCGGTAAAGAAAACCGGTCGGTTGTTGATAAACCATGAAGCACCGTTAACCGGAGGCTTTGCTGGGGAAATTGCAGCGACCATTCAGCAATCATGTTTTCTGTATTTAGAGTCTCCAATCAGTCGAGTGTGTGGATTAGATACCCCTTATCCTTTGATCTATGAAAAAGAATATATGCCAGATGCGCTGAAAACTTTCGAAGCGATTAAAGCATCAGTAAAATTTTAG
- a CDS encoding RHS repeat-associated core domain-containing protein, translated as MNNINKKIHINLSVNESRRRFIKHSSLLMATSPLAGLSPAVASAAGQIVNVSAGKSSLAKNSLGFNGERQDSATGLYHLGKGYRVYNPALMRFHASDSMSPFGKGGINSYAYCLGDPINLKDPSGHFALMSLLIGAIVGAVVGASISAAAEGIRAAATDTKFDWKQVGIGAALGFISGGFGAAAVGAKTGAQVGLAVADAVVSGAADFGLNVATGIDTKQAGINAGIGAVIGLATFGLGKGISKGFTSTKTRFPTGMNSTITSANKGKPVGRNFLLYQGDPNQSSSRLVLTSHGMASPTAGFTADTKLNYYAPHGKALVDPGLSTATGGTLLPTEIIGQGHKSKTYLLSNFPEDTAQQMQYTAKRSQIDVMAIRPGRVTTNKQLLKSLQKAGLRYSEIDMIHCRCHTPFGGGFDALYK; from the coding sequence ATGAATAATATTAACAAAAAAATCCATATAAATTTATCCGTCAATGAATCACGCAGACGCTTTATAAAACATTCATCCCTCTTAATGGCGACCTCACCTCTTGCGGGACTCTCCCCTGCGGTTGCTAGTGCTGCTGGGCAAATTGTCAACGTCAGTGCAGGCAAAAGCTCGCTTGCAAAAAACAGCTTAGGCTTTAATGGTGAGCGGCAAGATTCAGCCACGGGATTGTATCATTTAGGCAAGGGTTATCGTGTTTATAACCCGGCACTGATGCGCTTTCACGCTAGTGACAGCATGAGCCCGTTTGGCAAAGGCGGGATTAACTCTTATGCCTATTGTCTGGGCGATCCGATAAACCTGAAAGATCCCAGTGGTCATTTCGCGCTCATGAGCTTGTTAATTGGGGCGATTGTCGGCGCTGTGGTAGGCGCCAGTATTTCCGCTGCCGCTGAAGGAATACGCGCGGCGGCAACTGACACTAAATTTGACTGGAAGCAAGTGGGGATCGGTGCGGCTTTAGGCTTTATCAGTGGCGGTTTTGGCGCTGCCGCTGTTGGGGCTAAAACAGGTGCTCAAGTGGGCTTAGCGGTGGCAGACGCCGTCGTCTCTGGTGCGGCTGATTTTGGGTTAAATGTGGCCACCGGTATTGACACCAAACAAGCGGGGATCAACGCAGGGATCGGCGCCGTTATCGGCCTAGCGACCTTTGGACTTGGCAAAGGAATAAGTAAAGGATTCACATCAACAAAAACGCGATTCCCCACTGGAATGAACAGTACGATTACAAGTGCTAATAAAGGCAAGCCAGTAGGTCGTAATTTTCTTTTGTATCAAGGAGATCCTAATCAATCTTCGAGTAGACTCGTGCTCACTTCTCACGGTATGGCTTCACCAACGGCTGGGTTCACTGCTGATACCAAGCTAAATTATTATGCGCCTCATGGTAAGGCGCTGGTCGATCCGGGTTTATCAACTGCGACCGGAGGTACATTATTGCCCACGGAAATCATTGGACAAGGGCATAAATCAAAAACTTATTTACTGTCCAATTTTCCGGAGGACACTGCACAACAAATGCAATATACCGCCAAAAGGAGTCAGATTGATGTGATGGCCATTAGACCAGGAAGAGTCACCACTAACAAGCAATTACTAAAATCATTACAAAAAGCCGGTTTACGCTATTCTGAAATCGACATGATCCATTGTCGATGTCACACCCCATTTGGAGGTGGTTTTGATGCACTCTATAAATAA
- a CDS encoding RHS repeat-associated core domain-containing protein → MNSSINASRRHFMKQSSLLIAASPLAGLSPVIASAAGQIVNVKVSASESSLAKNSLGFNGERQDSATGLYHLGKGYRVYNPALMRFHASDSMSPFGKGGVNAYAYCLGDPINLKDPSGHFALMSLLIGAIVGAVVGASISAAAEGIRAAATDTKFDWKQVGIGAALGFISGGFGAAAVGAKTGAQVGLAVADAVVSGAADFGLNVATGTDTKQAGINAGIGAVIGLATFGLGKGINKAGQSLSAVNRRIANVKNIGLSGRGATKAAKKWAPEGFGIAKDPRIDMHLNNGTFNGKPLYIHYTSKEGYEAISGSHYFRATPDYSRRGVKASNSVYLAQAKDAMSNEQAHLNLFLGEEKYSNSATHSFVFSFRDQQFLEPRAITLGSTISEVTYPGNIPFKKIDLIYSGVNPFT, encoded by the coding sequence ATGAATTCATCAATCAATGCATCACGTCGGCACTTTATGAAGCAGTCATCATTATTAATAGCGGCCTCTCCTCTGGCGGGTCTGTCGCCAGTGATAGCCAGCGCAGCAGGACAAATTGTCAACGTCAAGGTCAGCGCAAGTGAAAGCTCGCTTGCAAAAAACAGCTTAGGCTTTAACGGTGAGCGGCAAGATTCAGCCACGGGATTGTATCATTTAGGCAAGGGTTATCGTGTTTATAACCCAGCATTGATGCGCTTTCACGCCAGTGACAGCATGAGCCCGTTTGGCAAAGGCGGGGTTAATGCTTATGCCTATTGTTTGGGTGATCCGATAAACCTGAAAGATCCCAGTGGTCATTTCGCGCTCATGAGCTTGTTAATTGGCGCGATTGTCGGCGCTGTGGTGGGTGCCAGCATCTCCGCCGCGGCCGAAGGAATACGCGCTGCGGCAACTGATACTAAATTTGACTGGAAACAAGTCGGCATAGGCGCGGCCTTGGGCTTTATCAGTGGTGGCTTTGGCGCTGCCGCTGTTGGGGCTAAAACAGGTGCTCAAGTGGGCTTAGCGGTGGCAGACGCCGTCGTCTCTGGTGCGGCTGATTTTGGATTAAATGTAGCAACAGGCACAGATACAAAACAGGCCGGGATTAATGCCGGTATTGGCGCCGTTATCGGCCTAGCGACCTTTGGCCTTGGCAAAGGAATAAATAAAGCGGGTCAATCTTTATCGGCAGTCAACCGCCGTATTGCTAATGTTAAAAACATAGGCTTAAGTGGTCGAGGCGCCACAAAAGCCGCTAAAAAGTGGGCCCCTGAAGGATTTGGCATTGCCAAGGATCCACGTATTGATATGCATCTTAATAACGGCACCTTTAATGGAAAACCACTTTATATTCACTACACAAGTAAAGAAGGCTATGAGGCAATATCTGGTAGTCACTACTTCAGAGCAACGCCAGATTATTCTAGACGTGGAGTCAAAGCCAGTAACTCAGTCTATCTCGCGCAAGCTAAAGATGCCATGAGTAATGAGCAAGCTCATCTAAATCTATTTCTTGGTGAAGAGAAATACAGTAATAGTGCCACCCATAGTTTTGTGTTTAGTTTTAGAGATCAACAATTTCTAGAACCAAGAGCAATCACCCTAGGAAGCACAATCAGTGAAGTGACTTATCCAGGGAATATCCCATTTAAAAAAATTGATCTTATTTATTCTGGTGTTAACCCATTCACATAG